The region GTCAATTTGCACGGCATGCTTACTTGCCAGCTGTATTGCTTTATCTTTACCAGTACTGCTTAAATCGAACGCATTTACATCCCATCCGAGGGTTGCAGCATAAACCCCGTTTCGACCTTCACCGTCACCCGGAAGTAAGATTTTTCCGGGTTTCATACGATCTATTTGTGCTTTAAACCATTCATTAGGTTGCTCTCCATAAGCATATACCGGTTGGGCATATCTTTCATTCCAAAATTCTTGCATAAATTGATTATTTCTATTGTATAGAAAAATCTCAACAGGGTTTTGTTTAGCAACCAGGCTATTTTTATCATTGAATTAATGGATTTTGCTTTTGGGGCACAAATTCTGAAAGCTGCTCAATGTATTCCTCAATTGACGTTACATTATTTTTATGCAAAAACGCATCAATATTATGGCCATGCATAACATTTATTCTGTGTACCAGTTCGGATTTAAATGCCTGGGTAAAATAGAATTTTGTATGGGCACTGAATTGTGTCTCTTCCAGTGGTTTTAAAAATATTATAGCATCATAAGCATCGTACATGGTTTGTCCGGCTAAAACATTGTTCATATGATTACCCCAATAAGGGTGCCGGCCGAACACATTATTTTTTAATGGGATAGCTACCGGAATATTTTGATTTTGGGCAAATGCGCTATCCCATAGTCCATTATCCATACGCGCCCAGGTATATTCCAACCTATCAAGACCTTGCATTGAACCATGAGCTACATTCTTTTTTACCGATTTAATATTGAGTATCATATTATGAAACCTTATGGCATAAGTTTTTTCCGGATGCCACTGATGAAGAAATGTACCTGCATTCCAATAAATCTGGCCATTCTTGTTTTTAATACATTTATAAGCATGACGGGTATTGGTCAGGAAAAATCCTTTTTTAGTGGCCGAAAAACCGTCCATATATTTTTCAATAATGCTGTACATAAAATAATCACGTGCAATTAAACTTTGCTTAAAAAGGTTAAAATCCCGACGATTATGCAAGCTTTCCCAATATATTGGCTGATCGACTCCAATTACCCTAATCTGCTGATTATCAACAAGATGCTGATTTACCTCCCACACTGTTAGAAGCAGGTCAAGATAAGTTTGATATGGCCAGCCAAGCCCAAAATCCTTTTTGAAAACGCCAGCCAGAATGGAGGTATCTTTGATTTCACACTGCAAGAAACTATCGATTAAGGGCTGTGCTGTTATTGAGAAGACTTCTACAAATAAATAATCTAATGTTTGCGGTTGTTTGCGAATGTAATTGGTGTAAAACTCAAAAGGTTCCACTGCAGCATGCAAAGCATCGTCAAAAACAATCAGATCATATTCCTGCAGTTTTTCTGCAACAAAAGCAACAGGTTGTTTACCTTGCTTTTTGAGCACATTGAAATATTGTTCTATTGTTTGGGCATTGCTTGTATTCAGAAAAAGCAATGCAATAAATACAGGGTAAAGCCTCCAATTAAAAAGCTTCATGATTCAGGGCTTTAGGTAAATAATGGCTTTATTAAAATACCGGTTAAAGCATAAATAGTTACAGAGTTCAGAGGATAATAAATTAACGCGAACTCACATCACATTGAAAATCGGGCGCAAAACAAAATTAAACTTGCTTTGTATCAATCACTTTCGTATTTTCGAATAGACAGGGTTTCTAAAATCATTAACTAAAAGGGCAAAAAAAATGAAAAAACTATTGAAAACATTGCTATGGATTCTGGGTATCATCATAGCTATTATTCTCATTGGAGGAGTATTTATGCCTGCTAAAACGGAATTAGCGGTATCGAAAGTTATTAAAGCCAACCTTTACCCAACGTTCAGACAGATGAATTGCCTCAGGGCCAATGCCAACTGGAGCCCCTGGCAGAATGTGAAAAACATCAGCTACAGCGGGCCCGAATGTGGCGCAGGAGCCACCATGACATGGGACGATGATATGGATGGAGGTAAACAGGTTATCACTGACTCAAAACCGTTTGAAATGATTAAAACCACGCTGGATTTTGGCGATCAGGGCAAAGCCAAAGCTGCTATACTTTTTGATAAAAAAGATGAAGGAGTTGAGGTGACCTGGAATTTTTCTTCGGAAGCGGCCTATCCTTTGGGGCGCTGGATGAGTGTATTGTTTATTAAGCCCATGATTAAAAAATCTTACAAAAAAGGGCTGAATAATCTTGACAGTGTACTCAACCATATGGCAGAAGAGCGATACAAAATTAAATATGAAGAAGTTAAACCACAACCGCTGTTGTCGTTAACAGGATCTGCCGATATGGGAAACATGCCAAAAGTTATGCCTAAGCTTTTCATGAAACTGGGCACTTACATGGGCGAGAACCAAATTCAACCTTTGGGATCACCTGTAACCATTTGGAAAAGCTGGTCAGACAGCTTAAACGAAATGACGGTAGGATTCCCGGTAAATGAAGACGTGGAAGGCAAAGGGGACATAGAAGTCATACAAAGCTATGGCGGAAAAGCCCTAAGTATTATACACAAAGGCGCCTATGCCGATCAGCACAAAACCTGGCAACTTTTAATGGACAATATTAATTCTACTTTAACACATTTATTGTTTTGAATAACAGTAATCTATATCCCGTTGCCTTTTTTTGTGTCGATGTTCCAATTTTTCCAACATACGCTCATCTGTCATTTCACGGTAAAACTTATATACCAAAAAATCCATGATGTCCCTTGCAGAAAGCAATGGAATCTGGTCATGATTTAAAATTTTCTCCTTTAACATAAAACTGCCTACAATCATATTTAATGCAACTTGATGATACCATGATTTCCATTTACGAGTCTGAAAATGGTCCATCCCCAATATTTGCTTTTGTTCTTTGAAACTGTGCTCTATAAAAAAACGCTGTGCCTGCATATATGCCAGTGCTTGTTCGGTGTACTGGACAAGTTCGGCATTTGTGAATGAATATTTAGTCTCTACGCAATCATTTGTTTTTCTTTTCGAAACAACCAATAAACGTTTTTCAACGGCATTGGAGGCTTTGTCCCAAATGTAAACAGTCTTGAAATGAAAGAGCCCCTTGAGTTTGCCTTTTGCAGAATCGCGAATATTTAATTTCTTCCAATCCTTTGCGGACAGGGTTTTAATGTAGGTGTCGGCATTAACTGCTGATGTACTTGCTTTTAGCTTTTTTGGGGCGCGCCCCCGATTACTCTTGCGTTCGGGCAAATAAAGTTCTGGCTCTTCTAAATATATCTTTTGATTACTATGAATATCAAGCATATAAATTAAGCCCAAATCAGCCACAGAACGGGTAAATACAATGTCATTTCCATATAGGCCATCCGCTCCAACGTAATCAAATGATATACCCATTTCAAGTTGATGCTTTACTATTTCTGTTGCCAACTCTGGTTTTGTGCGGAAAATCCTATCTTCACGGGGTATACCTGCAGCTTCACATCTACCCTGATCATCGATCCATGATTTTGGTAAATAAAGCCTGGTATCGACCAACGAGGCGTATTTGTCATTACAAAGGCAGCCAAAAACGGCTACCTGTGAGTTTGCTGTTTTTCCTACATTCCCACAATACTGATGATCAACACCAACGCTTTTCTTTCCCTTTTTAACCCAACCACTTTCATCGATGAGTAGTCCTGTTAACTTCCGATTGGGCAATGCTTGGTCTACATTTTTTGCAGTTTGATCGATGACAGCCCGAGCATCCCAGTTAGATTCTGTTATGAAATGCTGCATCTGATGATAGTTGGCATTCAATGTTTCACTTATGCGTTCTATGTTTTTCAAATCGCTTAATGCAAGTCCTTCGACATATTGAGAGGCTTTATCGAAGTTTGTCTTTGTTTTATTTTTGAAAAAATACTCATATTCAGACAAATACACTTCAAGACGGTCGTTAACCGCAAGCAGTGTTTTACCATTGTTATAATCTTTTTTTAAGTGATTCGCTCGTTACCCATTGCAAATAAAATTACATTTTTTTAACATGCGCAATATACTAAATGTTAACGGATTATCACTGTTATTCACTTAAAATAACTTCGTTTTTTTTAATCTGTTAAAGTAGAATTAAAAAAATGGGATTAGAGGCAGCCGGATCTCCATGGGAAGTGTATTTAACGGACCCACAAACCGAAAAAGACACTTCAAAATGGCTCACGAAAATGTATCAGCCAGTAAAATAAAAAAAGAAAAAGAGGTTCCTTTCTTTAAAGTAACCTCTTCTTCTATTTTAAAACTCCCGCTTGTTGTAGTAATGACCAAAAGGCATAATGTATAGCGGCTCTTCTTTTGCAGGAAGTTGCATAACTTCCCTGACCTTATCATCGCTAAATGCACCAATGGCGCATGTTCCCATGTGTAGCGCCTCAACCTGCAGATATACATTTTGTGCAGAGTGTCCCAAATCCATACACACGTAACGGTTTTCCCCTCTGCTGCCGTACTTTTCTGTTGTTCGTTCATAAATAGCACTATAAAACAGGCACGCCGGAGCTTCATGTATCATTTTCTGATTTAAAGCAGCGGCCGAAAGTTCAAGTTTTACATTATGGTCGATTGTTTGTTGAATTTGATGTCCATCAGCCAAATACCTATACACACCAGGTTCTATTTCATTAACTTTATCTACTAACAAGTAAAGTTCTAATGGATAAAGTGCGCCAGCTGAGGGTGCTGTACGAAAACCGCCCCGCAACTGTTTATGATTTGCTTTTTGTGTAATCCCATAAGCAGCCCAAAGTACTTGTGACACATCTGAAGCATCAATGCTTTTACTTACAAAATGCCTGTGAGAACGTCTTTTTTTCATCACCTCTTCAGCCGACATATCGCTTTCTAACCTCGGCGAAGGTAACCTGTAAGTTAAAGGATTCTCTTTTATAAGTTTTATACTATCTTGATTTTCCATATCACTTGTTTCTTTATTACATGCCATGAGCGACACTAATGCAACAACCATAAATAATTTTAAATGCCTCATATAAATAAATCTAAATTACAAACACATAGCTATCATCAACAACCTGGTAGACACCCGGTTTCATTAATCTTGTACCCCGTATTTCTCTTCCCTCAAGGTTTACCGCGCCTGATAGCATTATGCCCTCTTTTTTATCAAGCGTAAAAGTGTTACCGGCATTCAATTCTTTTAGTTCACCTTTATCAATTATGCGTTGGAGTTTTTTGCGTTTCAACTTTCCATACTCTTTGGTCAAAGAGAGCATATTTTCAGCCATTCTACGGCCGGCAATTCTCCATAAGTTATGCTTCAAAAATTTGTCTTCATTAAGTAATCGCTGAATTTTAAGGTATTTCATGCGCAAAGCCGTAACGGGTGATTCGGCTTCAATAGTAGCAGAGCTCGATTTACCTGTAAGCACAGCTATTTCGCCCACCACATTCCCGGGTCCGAGTATTGCTACCACCTCATTTCCCACGGAAACCTTAACTGTTCCCCTGGCTATTACAAAAATTGCATTGCCACTATCGTGCAGTTTAATGAGTTTATCGCCCATAGAATAAACTTTGCTACTAAAAGATGCAGATACTTTTTTGAGCATGGGTATTTCCACCTCCTCAAACCACTCCATATCTTTTAATAGTTTAATATTCTTTGGTAGTTTAACCGAAGGTGGTTTTTGCAGCAACCTTTTCATCCGATTTTCAATTGCTTTAGCCATCTTATTTGCTTCTGAGGACTCTAAACGTCCTTTTTTCTCAAGCCTTTCTACTGTTTGCATTTCAAAATTCAACAATGATCGTATAGCTTGTCTTGTAGAAATGGCATTATATATTTCCGGATAACTCTTACGCAAATTACGAAGGTAGGTAAGGCCATGGATACGGTTTTCATTGATTTCCTCCTCAATAATTTCCAGGCTATCGGTTTTATCTCCGTCTTCGCCGTCTTCTACCTCTCTGTGCATACTTTCAACCAATTTTAATGCTTCTTCCTGCGCTTCGACAAAGCCACGCGCAGAATCGTAGCTTACAGCCAGTCTATCAAAAAACATATGTTTAGTCAATTTATCGAGCAGAGGTTGGTTCTGTAGTGTTTTCAGGAATCCTGGTGTTTTCCAGCTTTCTTCCAGGTCTTTTCTTTCGCACAATGGGATAAGTCCTCCCGCATCTAAAATCGTATTAATTCCCTCAGAGAGTTTTTGCACTGCAGTGGGACCTAGCAGACCTTTCTTAAACTGATACCAATAACTACTTTTCTCCTGTTCAAGTATTCTTCTTCTGATTTCGGCAATGGTCTCCACATCGCCAATTTCTTCTTCCGAAATTTCAGGTTGTGGGGGCAAATATTTTTTAACCTGTTGCCAATTGGCATGATTCATAAAACGGTCGCGTTTTAGTGTTTCAATTGTATTGGCGGCCGTTTTTCGTAAATACGCCTGCGCATTGTATATCATTTTAGCTTTAGCTGGGGCCAATTTGGTAAGTCCAAGTTTTTGTATCAGGAACTTTATGGTAATGGCATTTACAACCAGTGTTAAAATCACAATTCCTGCAGTAAAAAACAGAAACTGGTTTTGAATTTTTTCAGATAAAACTGCAGGATCGAGGCTGGCTATAACTAAAGCAAGTGCTAATCCAATCGCCCCTCTCAAAGCTCCATACCATACGACCATGGCATTTTTTTTATCGAGTCCATAGCCGGTTCGTTTCATAAAGGGGAAAAATATGGTTACTACAATAGCTCGTACAATGTGAATTCCGATATAAATAATTAAAAGAATTAAAAAATCGCTTCCGGTAAAAACAGCCTGCTCAGCAATAACAACTCCAACAATAATAAAAATAAGGGTATTGGCTATGAAAGCCAGTAATTCCCAGAACTCATGTAAGAAGTGCTCTACTTCAGGACTAATTCTGGTTCGTCCGACACTGGCAGCGGCCAATCCTAGCGAAACAAGCCCAAGTACTCCGGAAACATACAGAAAGTGCTCAGCAATAAAGAATGTAATGTATGCAGCTGTGACAATAGCCGATATTTCGACCATTGCATCGTTAAATACACCACGCACCCACCGGATTGTAATTGTACCCACAGCCAGGCCCAGCAATATCCCTCCAAAAGAGATATAAGCAAATTTAAGCACGGGATGTAAGTTGAACACAAATGCTTCTAATTCACCCATATCTGGCGATGCGCCTTTTATACTTCCCAGAATAACCAAAAAAATTACAATGGCTGTACCATCATTAAGTAATGATTCGCCTTCAATCAAAGTTCCCAGCTTTTTACTGGCACCAAGATCTTTTAGTAATGCCACCACAGCCACCGGATCGGTAGCGCTAATAACCACCCCAAAAAGCAAAGCCACCTGCCATGACCAGTCAGGCAACCCAATTCCAAGTTCTTTTATACCAATTATGATAAAAGCAGTTAAAAAAAGTGCTACAATTATGCCGGGAACAGCCAGAATAGCAGCATTGGCAACCGATTTTTTAAATGTATGCACATCCATTGCAAATGCGGCCTCAAATATTAATGTGGGCAGGAAAACGTATAAAATCAGGTGCGGGTCGATGTGCCCGGCCCAACGCACTGCTGTGGCAAAGGTATCGCCCCACCCTTCAAAAAAATGCATACGAACAGCCATACCTATAAGCAAACCAAAAATGAGCAATGTAACAGTATAAGGTATGGGACTTTTACGCAGGAAATGGCGCGTTGCAGCTCCAATAATAAGTGCAACAATTACAAAGAACAGGGGCGACATATCTGAACTATGTCCACCTTCGTGGGTTGTATCATGTGTTTTTTCAATGCCATCATGATGTTGGTTTTCTACAGAATTTTGCGCAGCTGTAATGGTGTCTGAAAATGAATTGAATTCTGAATTGACAGCTGCAATATTTTTATTACCTACAGAAAGAAATATTGCAGCAAGTGCGATTGCAAAGAGGCTAAATTTCATTGTGAAAATATTAGTTAGTTATGGCTAATACAAGATAAAACTAATTCCTGACAAATTCCAGAAATATTTTCTTAAACTATTGTACTAGAAATATATCCTAGACCTCTACAATGAATTTTAGCATAAAAAAAAAGGACCGCCAAATGCAGTCCTTCTTAAATTTATTGTTCAAACATATTTAAATGTCGAATTTAATGCCTTGTGCCAATGGTAAATCTTTACCATAATTGATTGTTGTAGTTTGGCGACGCATATAAGCCTTCCAGGCATCGGAACCAGATTCGCGGCCACCTCCGGTATCTTTTTCACCACCAAAAGCACCACCAATTTCAGCACCCGATGTTCCTACATTAACATTCGCAATACCACAATCGGAACCGCTGTTGCTTAAGAAAGACATTGATTCCTGAATACTATCGGTAAAGATGGCACTTGAGAGGCCCTGTGGTACACCATTATGTATGTCTAAAGCTTCGTCGAAAGATTTATATTTGATTAAGTACAGAATTGGCGCAAAGGTCTCTTCCTGCACAATTTCGTAATGATTCTGTGCTTCACAAATGGCAGGTACAACATAGGTTCCGGTTTCGTAGCCTTTTCCGCTTAGTACCTCACCACCAAATAGCACCTTACCGCCCTCTTCTTTCACTTTTTCAAGTGCAGAAGTGAACAATTCTGTTGCATCTGTATCGATAAGTGGCCCTACAAGGTTATTTTCATCAAGCGGATCACCGATTTTCTTTGATACCTGCTCATATGCATTGGTAAGTTTTTTCTTTACATCATCATAAATATCTTCGTGTACAATTACACGGCGGGTTGATGTACATCGCTGACCTGCTGTTCCCACTGCACCGAATACGATGGATGGAATGGCCATTTCAAGATTTGCATCGGGTGAAAGAATTATGGCATTGTTACCACCCAGCTCAAGAATGGTATTACCCAGACGTTTTCCAACTTTTTCGGCAACACGTTTACCTACGCGGGTAGATCCGGTAACAGAAATAAGCGGTACACGTTTGTCTTCGATGAAATTGTCGCCCATTACAGCAGAACGGCCAATTACGAGGTTGAAAACTCCTTCGGGAACTTCCGGTTCATCTTTTATTACATCAGCAACGATTTTTTGCACAGCTACAGCTGTCAGTGGAGTTTTGGATGATGGTTTCCAAACAACTACATCACCGGCTACAGCTGCGATCATTGTATTCCATGCATAAACAGCTACTGGAAAATTAAAAGCTGTAATAACACCAACAATACCGTAGGGATGGTAATGATCGAAGAGACGGTGATTGGGTCGCTCGCTTTGCATAGTAAAGCCATAAAGCTGGCGTGATTGGCCAACGGCAAAATCTGCAATATCTATCATTTCCTGCACTTCTCCCAGACCTTCCTGATAGCTTTTGCCCATTTCGATACTCACAAGCATTCCAAGGTCTTCTTTCTTATCGCGTAATGCATTTCCAATTTTTCTTACAATTTCGCCTCTTGCAGGTGCAGGAACTTCGCGCCATTTTTTAAATGCTTCCTGTGCTTTTGTAATTACATTTTCGTAATCTTTGAGTTCGGCATTTTTAACCTTACCCAATATTGAATCATCAATTGGTGTTACCGATGTTGTTTCTTTTCCATTGGTATCTATCCATTGTGTACCTGTACAAACTCCGGCATTGACTTCTTCAATACCTAAATTGTCAAGTACTTTCTGCATTTTTGGATTCATAGTCTATTGGTTTTAAAAAACCCGGTGCATAGTTATGTACCGGGTTTTGTTTATAGTAATT is a window of Salinivirga cyanobacteriivorans DNA encoding:
- a CDS encoding SRPBCC family protein; the protein is MKKLLKTLLWILGIIIAIILIGGVFMPAKTELAVSKVIKANLYPTFRQMNCLRANANWSPWQNVKNISYSGPECGAGATMTWDDDMDGGKQVITDSKPFEMIKTTLDFGDQGKAKAAILFDKKDEGVEVTWNFSSEAAYPLGRWMSVLFIKPMIKKSYKKGLNNLDSVLNHMAEERYKIKYEEVKPQPLLSLTGSADMGNMPKVMPKLFMKLGTYMGENQIQPLGSPVTIWKSWSDSLNEMTVGFPVNEDVEGKGDIEVIQSYGGKALSIIHKGAYADQHKTWQLLMDNINSTLTHLLF
- a CDS encoding IS701 family transposase: MYLSEYEYFFKNKTKTNFDKASQYVEGLALSDLKNIERISETLNANYHQMQHFITESNWDARAVIDQTAKNVDQALPNRKLTGLLIDESGWVKKGKKSVGVDHQYCGNVGKTANSQVAVFGCLCNDKYASLVDTRLYLPKSWIDDQGRCEAAGIPREDRIFRTKPELATEIVKHQLEMGISFDYVGADGLYGNDIVFTRSVADLGLIYMLDIHSNQKIYLEEPELYLPERKSNRGRAPKKLKASTSAVNADTYIKTLSAKDWKKLNIRDSAKGKLKGLFHFKTVYIWDKASNAVEKRLLVVSKRKTNDCVETKYSFTNAELVQYTEQALAYMQAQRFFIEHSFKEQKQILGMDHFQTRKWKSWYHQVALNMIVGSFMLKEKILNHDQIPLLSARDIMDFLVYKFYREMTDERMLEKLEHRHKKRQRDIDYCYSKQ
- a CDS encoding SagB/ThcOx family dehydrogenase; the encoded protein is MRHLKLFMVVALVSLMACNKETSDMENQDSIKLIKENPLTYRLPSPRLESDMSAEEVMKKRRSHRHFVSKSIDASDVSQVLWAAYGITQKANHKQLRGGFRTAPSAGALYPLELYLLVDKVNEIEPGVYRYLADGHQIQQTIDHNVKLELSAAALNQKMIHEAPACLFYSAIYERTTEKYGSRGENRYVCMDLGHSAQNVYLQVEALHMGTCAIGAFSDDKVREVMQLPAKEEPLYIMPFGHYYNKREF
- a CDS encoding cation:proton antiporter; the encoded protein is MKFSLFAIALAAIFLSVGNKNIAAVNSEFNSFSDTITAAQNSVENQHHDGIEKTHDTTHEGGHSSDMSPLFFVIVALIIGAATRHFLRKSPIPYTVTLLIFGLLIGMAVRMHFFEGWGDTFATAVRWAGHIDPHLILYVFLPTLIFEAAFAMDVHTFKKSVANAAILAVPGIIVALFLTAFIIIGIKELGIGLPDWSWQVALLFGVVISATDPVAVVALLKDLGASKKLGTLIEGESLLNDGTAIVIFLVILGSIKGASPDMGELEAFVFNLHPVLKFAYISFGGILLGLAVGTITIRWVRGVFNDAMVEISAIVTAAYITFFIAEHFLYVSGVLGLVSLGLAAASVGRTRISPEVEHFLHEFWELLAFIANTLIFIIVGVVIAEQAVFTGSDFLILLIIYIGIHIVRAIVVTIFFPFMKRTGYGLDKKNAMVVWYGALRGAIGLALALVIASLDPAVLSEKIQNQFLFFTAGIVILTLVVNAITIKFLIQKLGLTKLAPAKAKMIYNAQAYLRKTAANTIETLKRDRFMNHANWQQVKKYLPPQPEISEEEIGDVETIAEIRRRILEQEKSSYWYQFKKGLLGPTAVQKLSEGINTILDAGGLIPLCERKDLEESWKTPGFLKTLQNQPLLDKLTKHMFFDRLAVSYDSARGFVEAQEEALKLVESMHREVEDGEDGDKTDSLEIIEEEINENRIHGLTYLRNLRKSYPEIYNAISTRQAIRSLLNFEMQTVERLEKKGRLESSEANKMAKAIENRMKRLLQKPPSVKLPKNIKLLKDMEWFEEVEIPMLKKVSASFSSKVYSMGDKLIKLHDSGNAIFVIARGTVKVSVGNEVVAILGPGNVVGEIAVLTGKSSSATIEAESPVTALRMKYLKIQRLLNEDKFLKHNLWRIAGRRMAENMLSLTKEYGKLKRKKLQRIIDKGELKELNAGNTFTLDKKEGIMLSGAVNLEGREIRGTRLMKPGVYQVVDDSYVFVI
- a CDS encoding aldehyde dehydrogenase family protein, with amino-acid sequence MNPKMQKVLDNLGIEEVNAGVCTGTQWIDTNGKETTSVTPIDDSILGKVKNAELKDYENVITKAQEAFKKWREVPAPARGEIVRKIGNALRDKKEDLGMLVSIEMGKSYQEGLGEVQEMIDIADFAVGQSRQLYGFTMQSERPNHRLFDHYHPYGIVGVITAFNFPVAVYAWNTMIAAVAGDVVVWKPSSKTPLTAVAVQKIVADVIKDEPEVPEGVFNLVIGRSAVMGDNFIEDKRVPLISVTGSTRVGKRVAEKVGKRLGNTILELGGNNAIILSPDANLEMAIPSIVFGAVGTAGQRCTSTRRVIVHEDIYDDVKKKLTNAYEQVSKKIGDPLDENNLVGPLIDTDATELFTSALEKVKEEGGKVLFGGEVLSGKGYETGTYVVPAICEAQNHYEIVQEETFAPILYLIKYKSFDEALDIHNGVPQGLSSAIFTDSIQESMSFLSNSGSDCGIANVNVGTSGAEIGGAFGGEKDTGGGRESGSDAWKAYMRRQTTTINYGKDLPLAQGIKFDI